A single Pirellulales bacterium DNA region contains:
- a CDS encoding glutamine synthetase family protein — protein sequence MSAKHDSGFLPAWFTADEIDTVIVAVPDVYGRLLGKRFTYSHFARSVEKSGTHLCNYLLTVDVEMNPMPGFRLASWDQGYGDFHAAVDLHSMRRLPWHPGTALAIADLLDADHRPIAPSPRAVLRRQLERLSSADQVAMMASELEFYLFHNSYAEAHALTFRDLTPSSDYLIDYHLLQPGRDEDLMRRLRNEMTDAGIVVEGSKGEWGRGQHEVNLLYAEALQMADQHVIYKYGAKDIAAQLGRAITFMAKWDAQQAGSSFHLHTSLWNKNESRNLFWDATKSAGSAVFRQFLGGLLKYGRELCYFFAPTVNSYKRFQAASWAPTRLAWAYDNRTTALRVVGHGDGFRIENRSPGADANPYLAFAATLAAGLAGIAERLDCGEPYRGNAYEDETLPRLPQSLEEAAELLNASQVARAALGDEVVDFYVHTARLEAGLYRAAVTDWERQRYFEQL from the coding sequence ATGAGTGCCAAGCACGATTCGGGTTTCCTGCCCGCGTGGTTTACCGCCGACGAAATCGACACGGTGATCGTCGCCGTGCCCGACGTCTACGGCCGCCTGTTGGGGAAACGTTTCACCTACTCGCACTTTGCCCGCAGCGTCGAAAAATCGGGCACACATCTGTGCAACTACCTGCTGACGGTCGACGTCGAGATGAACCCGATGCCGGGCTTTCGGCTGGCTAGCTGGGACCAGGGCTACGGCGATTTTCACGCGGCCGTCGATTTGCACAGCATGCGGCGGTTGCCTTGGCACCCGGGAACCGCATTGGCGATCGCCGACTTGTTGGACGCCGATCACCGGCCGATTGCCCCTTCGCCCCGGGCCGTGCTGCGCCGGCAGCTCGAGCGGCTCTCGAGCGCGGACCAGGTCGCGATGATGGCGTCGGAGTTGGAGTTCTACCTGTTCCACAACAGCTATGCCGAGGCGCATGCTCTCACGTTTCGCGACCTGACGCCGTCGAGCGACTACCTGATCGACTACCATCTGCTGCAGCCCGGCCGCGACGAAGACCTGATGCGCCGGCTGCGCAACGAAATGACCGATGCGGGCATCGTCGTCGAGGGGAGCAAGGGCGAATGGGGCCGCGGCCAGCACGAGGTCAATCTGCTCTATGCAGAGGCCTTGCAGATGGCCGATCAGCACGTGATCTACAAGTACGGCGCCAAGGACATCGCGGCGCAGCTTGGCCGGGCAATCACCTTTATGGCCAAATGGGACGCCCAGCAGGCCGGCAGCAGCTTTCATCTGCACACCAGCCTGTGGAATAAGAACGAGTCGCGCAACCTGTTTTGGGATGCGACGAAGTCGGCCGGCAGCGCCGTGTTTCGCCAGTTCCTGGGCGGGCTGCTCAAGTACGGGCGGGAACTGTGCTACTTCTTTGCCCCAACGGTGAATTCCTACAAGCGGTTTCAAGCCGCCTCGTGGGCACCCACGCGGCTGGCCTGGGCCTACGACAATCGCACCACGGCGCTGCGCGTCGTGGGCCACGGCGACGGCTTTCGCATCGAAAACCGTTCGCCGGGGGCCGACGCAAATCCCTATCTGGCGTTCGCGGCCACCTTGGCGGCCGGCTTGGCGGGAATTGCCGAACGGCTCGATTGCGGCGAGCCCTATCGCGGCAACGCTTATGAAGACGAAACGCTGCCGCGGCTGCCCCAGAGCCTGGAAGAAGCGGCCGAATTGCTGAACGCCAGCCAGGTGGCCCGCGCGGCCCTGGGCGACGAGGTCGTTGATTTCTACGTGCACACCGCGCGGCTCGAAGCCGGCCTGTACCGTGCCGCCGTGACCGACTGGGAGCGGCAGCGCTACTTCGAGCAGTTGTGA
- a CDS encoding tetratricopeptide repeat protein: MMFKEPPWSSICWLACAACLSTAGCSEQQQQARSAFQRGQAAMEAEDYETAVREFSVTLEHRPTDVEALEARADCWESLHDYAKAVEDWSMMIRSDRESTELARRYARRGAAYYREHRYDDAIRDYNNSLYLDDQQADIWESRADACRDAGRLGEALYSIQRAIDLKPQESHLRFRMRARIYESLGRNDEALSDYYRALDTTPDDYRAYILCGWLEHRLGHRDAATQVFERLREHAGDLPWVISELADYYHAIGDDIEAITLITHAIAIESGEDGAFNDARYRMQRAEWFVELGMLPEARADYEAVLAMDEDDFAASFRREALLGKSKLLLKLKRPRQAVEAAKAAAALDERDSEAYRCLAAALVASHRLDAARMALDEIIDRTGALVARADRAEIYERLGRPDLALDDADHVLSVVRDPVWYGLDEAYGRARVLRGRILAARGEGDAAQATLAGATQWTSDLEATLETRADAWQQLGNEPAAALDRFRACRFGGLSKPSLDD; this comes from the coding sequence GTGATGTTCAAAGAGCCCCCCTGGTCTTCGATCTGCTGGCTCGCTTGCGCGGCGTGTTTGTCGACGGCAGGCTGCAGCGAGCAACAGCAGCAGGCCCGGTCAGCATTCCAGCGCGGCCAGGCGGCCATGGAAGCGGAGGACTATGAAACGGCTGTGCGCGAGTTCTCGGTGACGCTCGAGCATCGCCCCACGGACGTCGAAGCGCTCGAGGCCAGGGCCGATTGTTGGGAGTCCTTACACGACTACGCCAAGGCAGTCGAAGATTGGAGCATGATGATTCGCTCCGATCGGGAATCCACGGAACTTGCCCGACGGTACGCGCGCCGCGGTGCGGCCTATTATCGCGAGCATCGCTATGACGACGCAATTCGCGACTACAACAACTCGCTGTATCTCGACGATCAGCAGGCGGACATCTGGGAATCGAGAGCCGATGCCTGTCGCGACGCAGGGCGACTCGGCGAGGCGCTCTACAGCATCCAAAGAGCCATCGATCTCAAACCGCAGGAATCGCACTTGCGGTTCCGCATGCGTGCGAGAATCTACGAGTCGCTGGGCCGCAACGACGAAGCGCTTTCCGACTATTATCGGGCCCTAGACACGACCCCCGACGACTATCGGGCCTACATCCTCTGTGGCTGGCTCGAACATCGCTTGGGCCATCGCGACGCCGCGACACAGGTCTTCGAAAGGCTGCGTGAGCACGCTGGCGATCTTCCCTGGGTGATCTCGGAATTGGCCGATTATTACCACGCCATCGGCGACGATATCGAAGCGATTACGCTCATCACCCACGCCATTGCCATAGAAAGCGGCGAGGATGGAGCCTTTAACGATGCCCGGTATCGCATGCAGCGTGCCGAGTGGTTTGTCGAGCTCGGGATGCTTCCCGAGGCGCGGGCCGACTACGAGGCCGTCCTGGCGATGGACGAGGACGACTTCGCCGCATCGTTCCGCAGGGAAGCTTTGCTCGGCAAATCCAAGCTGCTGTTGAAACTCAAACGGCCCAGGCAGGCAGTCGAGGCCGCGAAAGCTGCTGCGGCGCTGGACGAGCGCGATTCCGAAGCATATCGCTGCCTGGCGGCGGCACTCGTGGCCAGTCACCGCTTAGATGCGGCGCGGATGGCGCTCGACGAAATCATCGACCGCACGGGCGCCTTAGTCGCGCGCGCCGATCGAGCAGAGATCTACGAACGGCTCGGGCGCCCCGACCTGGCGTTGGACGACGCCGATCACGTCTTATCGGTGGTGCGCGATCCGGTCTGGTATGGTTTAGACGAAGCCTACGGGCGGGCGAGGGTGTTGCGCGGCCGGATTCTTGCCGCGCGCGGCGAGGGAGACGCCGCACAGGCGACGCTGGCCGGCGCAACGCAGTGGACCAGCGACCTCGAGGCGACGCTCGAAACGCGGGCCGACGCCTGGCAGCAACTCGGCAACGAGCCCGCCGCGGCGCTCGACCGTTTTCGGGCGTGCCGCTTCGGCGGACTTAGCAAGCCGTCGCTCGACGACTGA
- a CDS encoding aldehyde dehydrogenase family protein, whose product MHAAVSTAANKTSSPAGAIPDALLIGGTWRREASGGRIELIEPATEQVWCAVPAAGKPEIDDAVASAGEAFRTAAWARISPRERSNALFRLAELIRQHADELALLEARNVGKPLGSARWEILAGARCFEYYAGAIPRFVGETLPVSGQGFDYTLHVPIGVVAAIVPWNFPFCMACWKCAPALATGNAVILKPASLTPLTALALGQLAEQAGIPAGIFQVIAGRGSLVGDYLVSHPGVRKIAFTGETTTGARILKLAADDIKRVSLELGGKSPNIVFADADWEAAAAAAPMAVFDNTGQDCCARSRVLIEASIYDRFVEALVSATRALVVGDPLDAQTQIGPMVSQAQRETVEGYLQLARQEGGRILCGGERPKSPGFYLTPAVVEGLPNESRTCQEEIFGPVACVLPFRNEREAIELANASIYGLSGSLWTRDLERALRVARAVETGVLSVNTNSSVYQEAPFGGFKRSGVGRDLGIEAMRLYTEVKNVFIRVNEEAGG is encoded by the coding sequence ATGCATGCTGCCGTTTCGACCGCCGCCAACAAGACGTCGAGTCCCGCAGGCGCGATTCCCGATGCCCTATTGATTGGCGGCACCTGGCGGCGCGAGGCCAGCGGCGGACGCATCGAGCTGATCGAGCCGGCCACCGAGCAGGTTTGGTGCGCGGTGCCCGCGGCGGGCAAACCCGAGATCGACGACGCGGTGGCCAGCGCCGGCGAGGCCTTTCGGACCGCGGCCTGGGCGCGGATTTCGCCGCGCGAGCGCTCCAATGCGTTGTTCCGCCTGGCCGAGTTGATTCGCCAGCACGCCGACGAGTTGGCGCTGCTCGAGGCCCGCAACGTCGGCAAGCCGCTCGGCAGCGCCCGCTGGGAGATCCTGGCCGGGGCGCGCTGTTTTGAGTATTACGCCGGCGCGATTCCGCGGTTCGTCGGCGAGACGCTACCCGTCTCGGGGCAAGGCTTCGACTACACGCTGCACGTACCGATCGGGGTGGTCGCGGCCATCGTGCCCTGGAACTTTCCGTTCTGTATGGCGTGCTGGAAATGTGCCCCGGCGCTGGCGACCGGAAATGCGGTGATTCTCAAGCCGGCCAGCCTGACTCCGCTTACGGCGCTGGCGCTGGGACAACTCGCCGAACAAGCCGGCATCCCCGCCGGCATCTTTCAGGTCATCGCGGGGCGCGGCAGTCTGGTAGGCGATTACCTGGTCAGCCATCCCGGTGTGCGCAAGATCGCCTTCACGGGCGAGACCACGACGGGCGCGCGGATTCTCAAGCTCGCGGCCGACGACATCAAGCGCGTTTCGCTCGAGCTGGGCGGCAAGAGCCCCAACATCGTCTTCGCCGATGCCGATTGGGAGGCCGCGGCCGCTGCGGCACCGATGGCCGTCTTCGACAACACCGGCCAGGACTGTTGTGCCCGCAGCCGGGTACTGATCGAAGCGTCGATTTATGACCGGTTCGTCGAGGCCCTGGTGAGCGCGACCCGGGCGCTCGTCGTCGGCGATCCGCTGGACGCCCAGACACAAATTGGCCCGATGGTCTCGCAAGCGCAGCGCGAAACGGTCGAGGGCTACCTGCAGCTCGCCCGCCAAGAAGGCGGACGCATCTTGTGCGGCGGCGAACGCCCGAAATCGCCGGGGTTCTACCTGACACCGGCCGTCGTCGAAGGCCTGCCGAACGAGTCGCGCACCTGCCAGGAAGAGATCTTCGGTCCCGTGGCCTGCGTATTGCCGTTCCGCAACGAGCGCGAGGCGATCGAGCTGGCCAATGCCTCGATCTACGGGCTGTCGGGTTCGCTGTGGACGCGCGATCTCGAACGGGCCCTGCGCGTGGCGCGCGCGGTCGAAACGGGCGTGCTGAGCGTCAACACGAACAGCAGCGTCTATCAGGAGGCGCCCTTCGGCGGGTTCAAGCGCAGCGGCGTGGGCCGCGATTTAGGCATCGAGGCCATGCGGCTGTATACCGAAGTCAAGAACGTCTTCATACGCGTCAACGAAGAGGCCGGCGGATGA
- a CDS encoding App1 family protein, with the protein MNPTRSACCWASGTILAGWLALGLPTTIGALEPVTNLKADERIVFYPTYGHLDPQAGVRLWIEGVVLESRHGAGATARLAQLFGLPDNADESALFRERVAHFLVDHERDKRVIVRVGRLEHEFAPTAADGVFSGEIDIEALAAAGFDPAAVAREQRLRVQAVLPDHDRRQFGIDVQLIGHQGWSVVCDIDDTVKVTQVNDHSELMNNTFFRPFRAVQGMPEALAAWRRAGAAFHYVSASPKQLVEPLAQFLHDAGLPPGSMHLRTFRFGGSDMLEVEEHHDGFKASVIARILQHFPERRFVLVGDSSQRDPEIYGKLARENPLQIAAIFIRNCTGEPHGTPRYEAAFSQISPQRWRVFDDPAPLALAAGALAP; encoded by the coding sequence ATGAATCCCACGCGATCGGCTTGCTGCTGGGCATCTGGAACGATTTTGGCCGGCTGGCTCGCGCTCGGACTACCCACTACGATCGGGGCCCTTGAACCGGTGACCAACCTCAAAGCCGACGAACGGATTGTTTTCTATCCCACCTACGGGCACCTCGATCCGCAGGCGGGGGTGCGGCTGTGGATCGAAGGCGTCGTGCTCGAATCGCGCCACGGCGCAGGCGCGACGGCCCGGCTGGCACAATTGTTCGGCTTGCCGGACAACGCCGACGAGTCGGCGCTGTTTCGGGAGCGCGTGGCGCATTTTCTCGTCGATCACGAGCGCGACAAGCGCGTCATCGTGCGAGTCGGCCGCTTGGAGCACGAGTTCGCCCCCACGGCCGCCGACGGGGTGTTCTCGGGCGAGATCGACATCGAAGCGCTGGCCGCCGCGGGATTCGACCCGGCCGCCGTCGCGCGCGAGCAGCGACTGCGCGTGCAGGCCGTGCTGCCCGACCACGATCGGCGCCAATTCGGCATCGACGTGCAACTCATCGGCCACCAGGGCTGGTCGGTGGTCTGCGACATCGATGACACGGTGAAAGTCACGCAGGTCAACGATCACAGCGAGTTGATGAACAACACGTTTTTCCGCCCGTTCCGCGCGGTCCAGGGCATGCCCGAAGCGCTGGCCGCATGGCGGCGCGCAGGCGCGGCGTTTCACTACGTTTCGGCCTCGCCCAAGCAGCTCGTCGAGCCGCTGGCGCAGTTTCTGCACGATGCCGGGCTGCCTCCCGGTTCGATGCATCTGCGCACCTTCCGGTTTGGCGGGAGCGACATGCTCGAAGTTGAAGAGCATCACGACGGCTTCAAGGCGAGCGTCATCGCCCGCATCCTGCAGCATTTCCCCGAGCGTCGGTTCGTGCTCGTCGGCGATTCATCGCAGCGCGATCCCGAGATCTACGGCAAGCTCGCTCGCGAGAATCCGCTGCAAATCGCGGCGATCTTCATTCGCAATTGCACCGGCGAGCCGCACGGCACTCCGCGCTACGAGGCGGCTTTCAGCCAGATTTCGCCACAGCGCTGGCGCGTGTTCGACGATCCGGCCCCCCTGGCGCTCGCAGCCGGCGCGCTGGCGCCGTAA
- a CDS encoding iron-containing alcohol dehydrogenase: protein MEISTFRFPTRMHFGPGARRMLAEFAATYNIARPLLVTDDGLARTEAYKLTAHVLDTVWPGAWQPFTGIHPNPLEQDIDDAYEAYRRANCDGIVGLGGGSGLDGAKALRLKVEYPDTKLVDIKLDQLPAKLVPFCAIPTTAGTGSEVGRSSVVTVPSIGRKVVLGGPPMMPELAILDPELTVGLPAHLTAATGMDAMTHAIESYVCPVFHPLCDAIALEAIRLVRLYLPRAVEQPGDLEARGYMLIAASMGAIAFQKDLGAAHSLAHPLSSEFAAHHGLANALVLPTTIRFNGETNSQQYARVAEALGLVPDADPARQVAAWLEELNRSLGITQRLRDLKIPRDALPMLAQKAFEDGCHLTNPRPCTVEDLLRMYEEAW from the coding sequence ATGGAAATCAGTACGTTTCGCTTTCCGACGCGCATGCATTTCGGCCCCGGGGCGCGGCGGATGCTGGCCGAGTTTGCGGCCACCTACAACATTGCCCGGCCGCTGTTGGTGACCGACGACGGTCTGGCACGGACCGAGGCTTACAAGCTGACGGCGCACGTGCTCGACACGGTTTGGCCGGGTGCCTGGCAGCCGTTTACGGGGATTCACCCGAACCCGCTCGAACAAGACATCGACGACGCGTACGAAGCCTACCGCCGCGCAAATTGCGACGGCATCGTCGGCCTGGGCGGCGGCAGCGGGCTCGACGGTGCCAAGGCGCTGCGGCTCAAGGTCGAGTATCCCGACACCAAGCTGGTCGACATCAAGCTCGATCAATTGCCGGCGAAGCTGGTGCCCTTCTGCGCGATTCCCACGACCGCCGGCACCGGCAGCGAGGTGGGGCGCAGCAGCGTCGTGACCGTACCGTCCATCGGGCGCAAGGTCGTCCTGGGCGGTCCGCCCATGATGCCCGAGTTGGCGATTCTTGATCCGGAATTGACCGTCGGCCTGCCGGCACATCTGACGGCCGCGACGGGCATGGACGCGATGACGCATGCCATCGAGTCGTATGTCTGTCCAGTGTTTCATCCGCTGTGTGATGCGATCGCGCTCGAGGCGATCCGCCTGGTGCGGTTGTACTTGCCGCGCGCCGTCGAGCAGCCGGGCGATCTCGAGGCCCGCGGCTACATGCTGATCGCCGCGTCGATGGGTGCCATCGCGTTTCAAAAGGACCTGGGCGCGGCTCATTCGCTGGCGCATCCGCTGTCGAGCGAATTCGCCGCGCATCACGGGTTGGCGAACGCCCTCGTGCTACCGACGACGATTCGGTTCAACGGCGAAACGAACTCGCAGCAATACGCGCGCGTGGCCGAGGCGCTGGGTCTGGTGCCCGATGCCGACCCGGCCCGCCAGGTCGCGGCCTGGCTCGAGGAGCTCAATCGCAGCCTGGGCATCACGCAGCGTCTGCGCGACTTGAAGATTCCGCGCGACGCGTTGCCCATGCTCGCGCAGAAGGCCTTTGAAGACGGCTGCCATTTGACCAACCCACGGCCCTGCACCGTGGAAGATCTGCTGCGGATGTACGAGGAGGCCTGGTGA